In a genomic window of Ptiloglossa arizonensis isolate GNS036 chromosome 12, iyPtiAriz1_principal, whole genome shotgun sequence:
- the LOC143153137 gene encoding uncharacterized protein LOC143153137 isoform X1 yields the protein MEATEKEKPLVKDLNEHIVCPLCRGYLIDATTLVECLHSFCRGCIVRRLSSGARACPVCNVATSPPLLPDVKLQQLVYLVVPGLFRSELERRRHFRLVNPQCPPLVPPLGALDLTLDDFVSLSLCELDEPEDEARARSPENHDGSRNVTSQDQTKHEDTIRVRNTRYLKCPAGVTVRHLVRLLMLKRGWEESNSQGTSVNTIEMMCQKYDDEGHGVTKTIVLDHSWTLLDLARIFGWKREEPMKLFYHVARKLDVVPVPRVSPYNDETTKDTTTMENIQRPPTPPPSPKPSRECEVEACRILESSAEPPRSLETNLERDKEPKSKKPRCEVTPVIRTPDLVPMQTNHGTESTKTKELARLEHRKRRKRRNKRVIAEITTTPREDLLKLKVRLTPCPPRITSSTGSGQAKEKLLQMRAVRREKIKATTIGQQRSSNAVREDGVAKDPPSGDTEETIEEIIDSIPDEVVRIAQNISTQSEETSSLVTERSETRNPAVCRSKSDDVEPDTGNTTVNLDADRPRKDEEILRRLGLVAVNEASDKTKQRGPSNGEKIENLDREKLEKQLRESKANRVRSLLAEKQMRDALKSIMSKTKEEQPTITTTAATATATATVVAAPVQVNVVPKKKGPPPLAPLRVAKPSGFAASSAILEPNNSKYETPLDLSSGGTVHNNVLDLSANLSGNFNPLANSSSASSSTPSPCSSSSSTASSVPPLNTRPTRPAIASTGGPLRGKTKNLDQRRGQESNLVTLSDAAVSLLSGCITDKNNVDPLVLSTANLASKVALRIPQPHQRISGFGMKIKPNLGIRHIPNPQAVVASQYRNQRASYFNTASQQPP from the exons ATGGAGGCAACGGAGAAGGAGAAGCCGCTGGTTAAAGACTTGAACGAACATATCGTGTGTCCTCTCTGCAGGGGCTACCTCATTGACGCAACGACGCTCGTGGAATGCCTCCATTCTT TTTGCAGAGGTTGCATAGTCAGACGGTTGAGCAGCGGTGCACGAGCGTGTCCCGTATGCAACGTAGCTACGTCTCCACCACTCCTGCCGGACGTGAAGCTACAACAACTGGTCTATCTCGTGGTACCGGGCCTCTTCCGGTCCGAGCTCGAACGGAGGCGTCACTTCCGGCTGGTGAACCCGCAATGTCCACCTTTGGTCCCACCGTTGGGTGCCCTCGACTTGACCTTGGACGATTTCGTCAGTCTGAGCCTGTGCGAGCTCGACGAACCGGAAGACGAGGCGCGGGCTCGCTCGCCGGAAAACCACGACGGGTCACGGAACGTTACGAGCCAAGACCAAACGAAACACGAAGACACGATCCGGGTGAGGAATACCAGATACCTAAAGTGTCCGGCCGGTGTTACGGTTCGACACCTGGTCAGACTCCTGATGCTGAAGAGAGGCTGGGAGGAGAGCAATTCGCAAGGAACGAGCGTGAACACGATAGAGATGATGTGCCAGAAGTACGACGACGAGGGACACGGTGTCACGAAAACGATAGTACTGGATCATTCTTGGACACTCCTGGACCTTGCACGGATATTCGGCTGGAAGAGA GAGGAGCCGATGAAGCTGTTCTACCATGTGGCGCGAAAATTGGACGTTGTCCCCGTGCCGCGAGTCAGCCCTTACAACGACGAGACGACCAAGGACACAACGACCATGGAAAACATTCAAAGGCCACCGACACCGCCACCGAGCCCGAAACCCAGCCGAGAATGCGAGGTAGAGGCCTGTAGGATCTTGGAGAGCAGCGCGGAGCCACCGCGGTCCCTGGAGACGAATTTGGAACGGGACAAAGAACCGAAATCGAAGAAACCCCGTTGCGAGGTGACGCCAGTGATCCGAACACCGGATCTGGTGCCGATGCAGACCAACCACGGCACGGAGAGCACGAAGACCAAAGAGCTGGCCAGACTGGAGCACCGTAAACGTAGAAAACGGCGCAACAAACGCGTGATAGCCGAGATCACGACCACACCGCGCGAGGATCTACTGAAATTGAAGGTACGGTTGACCCCGTGTCCGCCGAGGATCACGTCCAGTACAGGTAGCGGTCAGGCGAAGGAGAAGCTGTTGCAGATGAGGGCGGTGAGAAGGGAGAAGATCAAAGCGACGACGATCGGTCAACAACGATCCAGCAACGCGGTAAGGGAGGACGGGGTCGCGAAAGACCCACCGAGTGGCGACACAGAGGAAACGATCGAGGAGATCATCGACAGTATACCGGACGAGGTGGTACGAATCGCGCAAAACATAAGCACACAGAGCGAGGAGACCTCGTCACTGGTCACCGAACGATCCGAAACGAGGAACCCGGCCGTATGCAGATCGAAATCGGACGACGTTGAACCGGACACCGGGAACACGACCGTGAATCTCGACGCGGACCGACCTCGTAAGGACGAGGAGATCCTGCGCAGATTGGGCCTGGTGGCTGTGAACGAAGCGAGCGACAAAACGAAACAACGAGGCCCGAGCAACGGCGAGAAGATCGAGAACCTCGACCgggagaaactcgagaaacaaCTGCGCGAGAGCAAAGCTAATCGTGTGAGGAGCCTACTGGCCGAGAAACAGATGCGGGACGCGTTGAAGAGCATCATGTCGAAAACGAAGGAGGAACaacccaccatcaccaccaccgccgcaaCCGCTACCGCAACCGCCACCGTCGTCGCTGCACCTGTCCAGGTGAACGTGGTACCGAAGAAGAAGGGTCCGCCACCGTTGGCACCGTTACGTGTCGCGAAACCGAGCGGTTTCGCCGCATCGAGCGCCATCTTGGAACCGAACAACTCCAAGTACGAGACACCGTTGGATCTGAGCAGCGGTGGCACCGTTCACAACAACGTTCTCGATCTCTCGGCCAATCTATCCGGTAATTTCAACCCTTTGGCCAATTCGTCATCCGCTTCGTCCTCTACACCGTCACCTTGTTCCTCGTCCAGTTCTACAGCCTCGTCGGTACCACCGTTGAACACCAGGCCGACCAGACCGGCGATCGCCTCCACCGGTGGCCCGTTGAGAGGGAAAACGAAGAATCTGGACCAACGACGAGGCCAGGAATCGAATCTTGTCACCCTGTCCGATGCAGCGGTCTCGTTGCTCAGCGGATGCATCACCGACAAGAACAACGTGGATCCGTTGGTGCTCAGCACCGCGAATCTCGCCAGCAAGGTGGCGCTACGGATACCGCAACCGCATCAGAGAATCTCCGGTTTCGGGATGAAGATCAAACCGAACCTTGGTATCCGGCACATACCGAACCCCCAGGCCGTTGTCGCTTCTCAGTACAGGAACCAAAGGGCCAGTTACTTCAACACCGCCTCTCAGCAACCACCGTAA
- the LOC143153137 gene encoding uncharacterized protein LOC143153137 isoform X2, producing the protein MEATEKEKPLVKDLNEHIVCPLCRGYLIDATTLVECLHSFCRGCIVRRLSSGARACPVCNVATSPPLLPDVKLQQLVYLVVPGLFRSELERRRHFRLVNPQCPPLVPPLGALDLTLDDFVSLSLCELDEPEDEARARSPENHDGSRNVTSQDQTKHEDTIRVRNTRYLKCPAGVTVRHLVRLLMLKRGWEESNSQGTSVNTIEMMCQKYDDEGHGVTKTIVLDHSWTLLDLARIFGWKREEPMKLFYHVARKLDVVPVPRVSPYNDETTKDTTTMENIQRPPTPPPSPKPSRECEVEACRILESSAEPPRSLETNLERDKEPKSKKPRCEVTPVIRTPDLVPMQTNHGTESTKTKELARLEHRKRRKRRNKRVIAEITTTPREDLLKLKVRLTPCPPRITSSTGSGQAKEKLLQMRAVRREKIKATTIGQQRSSNAVREDGVAKDPPSGDTEETIEEIIDSIPDEVVRIAQNISTQSEETSSLVTERSETRNPAVCRSKSDDVEPDTGNTTVNLDADRPRKDEEILRRLGLVAVNEASDKTKQRGPSNGEKIENLDREKLEKQLRESKANRVRSLLAEKQMRDALKSIMSKTKEEQPTITTTAATATATATVVAAPVQVNVVPKKKGPPPLAPLRVAKPSGFAASSAILEPNNSKYETPLDLSSGGTVHNNVLDLSANLSVLQPRRYHR; encoded by the exons ATGGAGGCAACGGAGAAGGAGAAGCCGCTGGTTAAAGACTTGAACGAACATATCGTGTGTCCTCTCTGCAGGGGCTACCTCATTGACGCAACGACGCTCGTGGAATGCCTCCATTCTT TTTGCAGAGGTTGCATAGTCAGACGGTTGAGCAGCGGTGCACGAGCGTGTCCCGTATGCAACGTAGCTACGTCTCCACCACTCCTGCCGGACGTGAAGCTACAACAACTGGTCTATCTCGTGGTACCGGGCCTCTTCCGGTCCGAGCTCGAACGGAGGCGTCACTTCCGGCTGGTGAACCCGCAATGTCCACCTTTGGTCCCACCGTTGGGTGCCCTCGACTTGACCTTGGACGATTTCGTCAGTCTGAGCCTGTGCGAGCTCGACGAACCGGAAGACGAGGCGCGGGCTCGCTCGCCGGAAAACCACGACGGGTCACGGAACGTTACGAGCCAAGACCAAACGAAACACGAAGACACGATCCGGGTGAGGAATACCAGATACCTAAAGTGTCCGGCCGGTGTTACGGTTCGACACCTGGTCAGACTCCTGATGCTGAAGAGAGGCTGGGAGGAGAGCAATTCGCAAGGAACGAGCGTGAACACGATAGAGATGATGTGCCAGAAGTACGACGACGAGGGACACGGTGTCACGAAAACGATAGTACTGGATCATTCTTGGACACTCCTGGACCTTGCACGGATATTCGGCTGGAAGAGA GAGGAGCCGATGAAGCTGTTCTACCATGTGGCGCGAAAATTGGACGTTGTCCCCGTGCCGCGAGTCAGCCCTTACAACGACGAGACGACCAAGGACACAACGACCATGGAAAACATTCAAAGGCCACCGACACCGCCACCGAGCCCGAAACCCAGCCGAGAATGCGAGGTAGAGGCCTGTAGGATCTTGGAGAGCAGCGCGGAGCCACCGCGGTCCCTGGAGACGAATTTGGAACGGGACAAAGAACCGAAATCGAAGAAACCCCGTTGCGAGGTGACGCCAGTGATCCGAACACCGGATCTGGTGCCGATGCAGACCAACCACGGCACGGAGAGCACGAAGACCAAAGAGCTGGCCAGACTGGAGCACCGTAAACGTAGAAAACGGCGCAACAAACGCGTGATAGCCGAGATCACGACCACACCGCGCGAGGATCTACTGAAATTGAAGGTACGGTTGACCCCGTGTCCGCCGAGGATCACGTCCAGTACAGGTAGCGGTCAGGCGAAGGAGAAGCTGTTGCAGATGAGGGCGGTGAGAAGGGAGAAGATCAAAGCGACGACGATCGGTCAACAACGATCCAGCAACGCGGTAAGGGAGGACGGGGTCGCGAAAGACCCACCGAGTGGCGACACAGAGGAAACGATCGAGGAGATCATCGACAGTATACCGGACGAGGTGGTACGAATCGCGCAAAACATAAGCACACAGAGCGAGGAGACCTCGTCACTGGTCACCGAACGATCCGAAACGAGGAACCCGGCCGTATGCAGATCGAAATCGGACGACGTTGAACCGGACACCGGGAACACGACCGTGAATCTCGACGCGGACCGACCTCGTAAGGACGAGGAGATCCTGCGCAGATTGGGCCTGGTGGCTGTGAACGAAGCGAGCGACAAAACGAAACAACGAGGCCCGAGCAACGGCGAGAAGATCGAGAACCTCGACCgggagaaactcgagaaacaaCTGCGCGAGAGCAAAGCTAATCGTGTGAGGAGCCTACTGGCCGAGAAACAGATGCGGGACGCGTTGAAGAGCATCATGTCGAAAACGAAGGAGGAACaacccaccatcaccaccaccgccgcaaCCGCTACCGCAACCGCCACCGTCGTCGCTGCACCTGTCCAGGTGAACGTGGTACCGAAGAAGAAGGGTCCGCCACCGTTGGCACCGTTACGTGTCGCGAAACCGAGCGGTTTCGCCGCATCGAGCGCCATCTTGGAACCGAACAACTCCAAGTACGAGACACCGTTGGATCTGAGCAGCGGTGGCACCGTTCACAACAACGTTCTCGATCTCTCGGCCAATCTATCCG TTCTACAGCCTCGTCGGTACCACCGTTGA